Genomic window (Longimicrobium sp.):
GTGCGGCTGGAGAGGGTAAGATCCCGCACGTCGCCATACACGTTCAGCCGTGGCGAAACGTAGGGCCTGCGTGGAGCCGGCCGGAGATCCTTCTGCATCGAACGAGCCTCTCACGGTTCCCCCGGGTCACCTTCGTTGGG
Coding sequences:
- a CDS encoding lasso RiPP family leader peptide-containing protein encodes the protein MQKDLRPAPRRPYVSPRLNVYGDVRDLTLSSRT